In Nematostella vectensis chromosome 3, jaNemVect1.1, whole genome shotgun sequence, the genomic window agattgcaaagcattctgggagatccagggaaaaattcactatgggagggccagtcaatactcctctccccaaagtcagatgttttttttataagtcttttcaccccgaagccaaacaaatcaatttcaGATCATACAGACCAAGAATagaagtgtaaacaattttggaatcaatttggtttcagaaaacacatcatttaggagagctgtggtgattcattagaaaattattttctcatccaggcaaagccaaacaagtaaaaatcaccatgaatccacctttgcttgcaaatatctatcagcacagcactcaattatgccccaatagacttcatgatgtcctagaaaactctcccaatatgctcatagctgtatttttgatgaaaaaaaacaagcaaccatcaacttgtgcttgcATCAGCACAGCGACGAGGGATTTAAAGTGGGGACCACATTGTCGCCTTGTCACATTGTCACCTTGATTGTCACATTGTCACCTTGATTGTCACATTGTCACCTTGATTGTCACATTGTCACCTTGAGTGTCACATTGTCCCCTTGACTGTCACATTGTCACCTTAATTGTCACCTTGAGTGTCACATCATCACCTTAATTGTCACCTTGAGTGTCACATCGTCACCTTAATTGTCACCTTGATGTCAACCTAAAGAAGGCCAACCACACCcccattttatgctcctgcTCAACGCTGAGTGattcaaagaatccatttccaattcaagcgagtagccaagatattttcaatcaaatatcgtcaataacatattgGATTTTATTCttagattattattttgaagtttccttgcgaataaactgTTAAGTTTgctataaacaataacaaaggattGGTTGATCAACATTCTTTAATTGTCTGCATGATATGTACATGTACAGAATCTTAACTTCTGATCTTGATTATTCCATTTCCATTTTCCTGATATCCAGGTCACAAGAAATCCCTTGTCCATGGATTCATTTTAGACGGAGTGTTTGAAGGCAAGATTCACATAGGGGATGATGAATACCATGTCGAGCATTCTAGCAAGTATTTCAAGGAGAAACAGCCCTTTCACTCTGTCATCTACCACACCCAGGCTGTTGAGTACCCCTATCCCTATGGTAGGGGGTGTGGCTTGAGCGATAAGATACAGGAGTGGATGCAAAAGGTTCAGAGATCTGCAATGCCAGATGCTGACTTAGAGGGCGATCACAGTAAATTTGAGCCTGTTTTGCATCGATACAGAAGAGCTGCCAGTGGTATTGATCAAACCAAAAAAACTTGCAGACTTTACATGCAGGTATGTACAGTGGTGTACATTCTCCATCTCACAGTAGGCTTTTGTTAGAGAAGGCCAATCATGTATCTGACTTATATCATAGATggctattttgaagttttcttgcaaatgagCTGCATTATTTTCAGTTGTAATTAATAACtaaggagtggttgattgacattctttaatgtGCTTTATACATTGAACTCCATTTGTTGCAAAACATCTTTATATAGCAAAAACACAACAGCCCTGGGGGGTATTTCCTTTTGCCTTGTAGAAGGGTGTGGGATTAAAAGAGAAGGGGGCTTTTTTCCAGTTTTTTGGAGCCTATTTACGTTATTTATGCTATCTACATTATGAATTAGTGCATATTTTGCTTCTCTTTGTAAGCAATGACATTTTGACCTTTTAATGATTAACCCAAGCAAGAAGGGAAGAGGTTGAAGAGCCGTTATGGTACTTCAAGTAAACTCTCACAATCACCAATAACATTATCAACTCCCTTCCCCAGGCTGACCACTTGTACACAGAGCATGTTGCACAGAATAGCAAGGAGAGAGCCATCCTTCAAATGACAGATCATGTTCGCGCTATCAAGGCCATCTACCAAGGGACAGACTTCGATGGAGATGGCAATGCTGATTGTAAGATGCCTACATCTGTTTACATTCATTATGATTATTTATTCAACAGTTATGATCCAAGTaactatattaaaaaaaatagtcataTGTTCTTTTAGTCAAAAGCCCTTCCTAGTGTTAGagtatttttatctttttcattaatgTTTGCAGTGCTAAATGCACTCATGTTGGTTAATAAGCATTTCTATATGGCCTCAGAAACAGCACACATTTTGCAATTTTCTTGGTGATTCTTTGAtaagaaaatacaaatttttgacttttaagggggagggggtaaacAACCCATGCCATCCCCTCACTACACTCCTGAGTGTGGCACCATGTATCCTGTAATTCCATTCATTCTGCCCTTATTTATAACTTCTGCCTCCCTGTACTGTTGATCGATTACTGGGGATAACTGCACCTTTCTGACAAACATATTCTTCTCATTTGTTTTCAGTGATCACGTTTGTGATCCAACGCTTTCTTGTGAATGGTTCGAGTGAAGCATCAAATCAAGATAATCCATTTAGAAATGCCAACATTGGTGTAGCAAAGCTTCTTGAGCTCAACTCCCAACAGAAAAAGAACGAAGGATACTGCTTGTCATACATCTTCACATACAGAGATTTTGACGATGGCGTACTCGGCCTGGCTTGGGTTGGAGATACTACAACTGGTATGGGGAAATACAGGACAATTTGTTCAATCTTTGACAACAGTGTGCTTGGCCTGACCTAATGGCAATTCACAGGGATATcttatgttgtgtgttttttttaaacaacccACTGCCAAAAATTATGTACACTACCAATATAATGTCTCTGATTTTAAACAGTTTTAGGGTACAGTACGGTATGTAGCTTTGGATAAGTTGAGATTTAATCAGCTTTTGCTTGCACATTCCAAATTACTTTTTCAGTTTAAGAAACCATACAGAAATGCTTGGTTGAAATCATCCAGAAAAATAGCCTTTGTGAAAAAGAGAATTACAAATCAATTTAGCAACTTTCAATAAGCATGATTTTATGGAAACACCACTAATGATTACTGATATACAgtatttatctttttaaagACACCAAAACCAATGCTGTAGTCTTTTAAATTCCTGGTACAATATTTTTGGTGTCTATTAATGGAAATTTCAGGGTCATCAGGTGGTATTTGTGAAAACTGGAAATCATTCACAGATGGCCACAAAATTCTGAACACTGGGGTTGTGACATTCATCAATTATGGCAAAGATGTACCCCAGAAAGTGTCAGAAATCACCTTTGCCCATGAAGCTGGACATAACTTTGGTTCCCCTGTAAGTTTATCACCTTTTTGAAAaggatatatttttattatataatttGCGCAAATTATGTAAAAACAACCCATATTTTAGTCTTAAGAATTCATTTATAAACAAGATATGTATCTCTAGCAACATAGCTACAagttgaaagaaaaaaaattcaacagtataaatgaataaatggaATATCCCATGATATCCCAATATCCCCCATACTGTATTTTATGTTGGTATCCATTCAGGGATAGTGTCTAAATAGATAACATGTCCATGTTTATATTAACCCTCTGTTTCTTTGATAACCAGCATGACCCTGAAATAACTTCAGCTTGCAGTCCAGGTGACTCAGATGGAAACTACATCATGTTTCCACGTGCCACTTCAGGAGAAAAATCAAACAACAGGAAGTTCTCGACATGCAGCAGAGACAAGATGTACCTAGTCCTCCAAGCTAAAGGCATTTGTGACCAGGAAAAATGCTGCTTCAAAGGTAATAGGCAACGCAAACAGCAATGTCAGAGTAAAATGCACTCGGTCTGATACCTTTGAGCTGTTTTCAGCTCAAACAGTAAAAGAGGATATTTCATAGTGTAGACCTacaatctgttacaaaactaatgaaacactttccctcccccttcctcaatgttggagggcaaatgatcaccttgcaactgcttgtgttttgagctgaaaaaccgcctctaaccaatattaatcgggggAAGAGGGTTGGAGGTTGTTCGTATGCGTAGTGTCCCACTTATCTTTGTTGTGGATTGTagatacaaatacaaaaagacaataacaacaatttcTGTAGACAAAGGCTTGGAATTATTCTTGCaatacaataaacacactTCATTTCACTTCATACTTTACAGAATATACCTTTTAGGAAATTAATGCTCCACTTAATTAACACAAATTTGAACAATCCACATTAACGTAAATATACCTCAATTAAGTTAGGTGTTAATTTGAAATATCTTCATTAAGTTAAACGTTAATTTATTAAAGGTTATAAAGgatcaaaaacaaaattcatcgacttttaatactatttatTAATAAGAAGCTTTACATATAGTGTTTTATTGTCTGCTTCGCCTGGCCCGTCCTCACTTTCGGCATCATCAAATGTATTTCCAGGCTGCAAATTGGGAAGTGAATTCTGGCATCTTTTTTGATCTGCGTTAATTTAGATTATCTGAATAAGTTATGCTCAAATTTGTGTTAATTTCACAAGTTTTGACACAAGTTGTCTAAAAATTTGCATTAATTTGATACGTGAACATTTTATAGATGTCAGTGTCTATCAGGGTTAAATAAAAGTGCATGAGTATGCAGATGGTTTTAAAGTTTGGGATAAAATGCTTTCTTGTTTGCCCTCATCCTTCTTTTCTGTTCCTTCCCTTCCAGATTCACAGGAAGCCATTTGCGGTAACCGTGTGGTGGAGGAAGGAGAATCTTGTGACTGTGGTTATCAGGATGACGCTTCATGTACCGCTGACAAGTGCTGTTTAGGGAGTAATGTGCAAGCAAAGACTGGCTGCACCTACAAAAATGGCGCCACGTGCAGGTAAATTGCTGGGTCTTTCTTCACCCATcacaggcctgtacccaggacCTTCTGAGGGGAGGAGGTGCACAGTTAAATGTGACCAAAGAGTGTGCACACTCCCTTTGTACATGCATGCATCAACAGCATTGTCACAATATTGAATATCGCTTCCATatttatcatcataattatcatcattatcatcatcacctcaTTATCATCATGCTTACTGCTATCTTAACTActacctttttttaataatgctTGTcaccatgatcatcatcaccaacgaaaataacaaaaaacaactCATTAAGGGCTGATACGGTAGGCAGAAAAATTCTCATGTAAGAATTGGGTTATTtaatcaaatttttttttcattttggtGTGAGAgccaaaaagtcacatgatttcTCAGTAAACCTATATTCCTGTCTGTACGATTTTCCACATATTCTGAGAGCTTAAATTAGCAGCCCTGCAGTTCCTTGTAGGCTTTTCCCTTGCTACCAAGTTTTATGTCTAATGTACAGTAAACATAATTGTGTTCATATGTGCTTGTGGTTTTTGTTTGCAGTCCCAGTCAGGGGTTGTGCTGTAATGGGGATACGTGTAGCCCCTATCCTGGAAACTCCACCTTCTTATGTCAGAATGAGACTGAGTGCAGAAACCAGTCATTTTGCAAGTATCCTTGTCAGAACATGAACCCCAAATATATAAATACTTATTTGTGgcttatttgttttttcaacTCGAAGATGGGAGGCTTTATAGAAAGTTGGGGGCTCTTTTCCATTTTTAACAgtatatgttttttgtttgtttttgttaagatAAGTCCTTATTATGCTTGTCTAGAAGATCACTTTTTTGCTGAGTCTATGTACAGTCGTTATGCTGTGAGAAGCATGTGATTTGAGGATGCACTTTTTGGTGTTTATCTTGATATCTAGCACACATTTTTCCTTGACTGTTCAAAGTGGTATTAATGCAACCTGCCCTCTTGGAGAACCAAAGCCACATCATACAATTTGTGAGGATGGACGCAAGCTGTGCATAAATGGGGTAAGGGCTGATGTCATGATAAACTTTACTgctttatcattatcatttttatcGTTAGCTGAGAAAGCCTGCACAATGTCTCTCCACATTTACTGTCCCATCCTGTCGATGAATCCCTAGAGATCATATCAGGGCATGGTAGTTTTCACCATGGGAAGTTGGCCGGGGTCCCTTAAgatttattcaattttttaatACATATTTATTGTTCCTTGTACaagattttttatttttttttacatctctcttttttacattttttttttacattatacTTGTTacattattccttttttttgtatttcttattctttttctttttttacatttacttttcttttacATTACAAGTACACGGGAATTTACGAATACCTATACACATCACACTACACACAAACACGCGAAGGAGGAGGCAGACATGCTGCTTgagggaaaaaaaactatttcaaAAACATTTTCCACTTTTCGTTGAACTGCTTCTCTTTGTGATTTTCCCTAGCTAAACCGCTCTCAATATTTAACTTGTCATTAAAAAGGGAAAGAAAAGCGTCAAAAGGAGCCAATTTGTTTGAGAAATTTCTAAAAATTCTATATTTTGCAATGATTATTGCGTGATTTACTCCTATaaaccttttttcttttggcttATACCCATACAAAATTTCTCTAGGTGAAGGAAGAATCTCCAAACTAGACTTATCCCTGAACCATTTCAAGAAATGAGACCAAAATTCAATAGCCGTTTGGCATTTGGCAAAGATATGTTCTAGATTGTGCAGTTCATTGCAGAACTGGCAGTTTGGCGATTCAGAAAGATTCATTTTGAATAAAAGAGAATTATAGGGTAAAATATTGTGCACTATCTTGTACTGAAACGCATTTAGAAAGGTTTCAGATGTGACTTTAAATGGTAAAGCATAAACATCTTCTAATTCGGTCAAAGGGACTCCAGAGTCTAATATTCGTT contains:
- the LOC5513665 gene encoding disintegrin and metalloproteinase domain-containing protein 10 — translated: MLRLTLCVALAASLSSSFAANSKRGRLSEFIKEYDTLSYNSQSVEKQHGRHRRSVDPNSNPIILNFLAHERKFKLRLRRDTSIFADDLVVENYNDFDPSKVVAGEVLGHKKSLVHGFILDGVFEGKIHIGDDEYHVEHSSKYFKEKQPFHSVIYHTQAVEYPYPYGRGCGLSDKIQEWMQKVQRSAMPDADLEGDHSKFEPVLHRYRRAASGIDQTKKTCRLYMQADHLYTEHVAQNSKERAILQMTDHVRAIKAIYQGTDFDGDGNADLITFVIQRFLVNGSSEASNQDNPFRNANIGVAKLLELNSQQKKNEGYCLSYIFTYRDFDDGVLGLAWVGDTTTGSSGGICENWKSFTDGHKILNTGVVTFINYGKDVPQKVSEITFAHEAGHNFGSPHDPEITSACSPGDSDGNYIMFPRATSGEKSNNRKFSTCSRDKMYLVLQAKGICDQEKCCFKDSQEAICGNRVVEEGESCDCGYQDDASCTADKCCLGSNVQAKTGCTYKNGATCSPSQGLCCNGDTCSPYPGNSTFLCQNETECRNQSFCNGINATCPLGEPKPHHTICEDGRKLCINGTCQGSICMKYGYKECQCTAEPKQCDLCCDVGDGECKSTSDIAEMTTMTLHAGSPCDNFNGYCDVFLKCRKVDADGPLNRLRKIFFSKEAIMSYIEWIKVYWWAVVLIGVGLIIFMAVFIKLCSVHTPSSNPNLKPARQLTLRRSQQQHGQGNPSRARQQARLQPDEGYPGPSYREPPPPYPGQGMEMRQGGRVGR